Proteins encoded by one window of Akkermansia muciniphila ATCC BAA-835:
- a CDS encoding prenyltransferase/squalene oxidase repeat-containing protein: MKNPRLLLTAFLTCCMTAAPQNAAAQSPMRTSSSVPPQVELMYVKGLRYLQNAQKTDGTYDGTYGREPGIIGFCLMSVLAHGDDPNAGPYATMVRRCVDYILSKQNKVSGYIGDSMYNHGFATLALAEAYGMVRDDRIGPALRKAVALTLTAQKKNKTGGWRYSPESTDADSTVTGCQLVSLFAARNAGIPVPDEAFERGLKYMASCRDKKGAYGYTGPAGPRVTLTAIGSLTLSLARLKTDPSFKDSLAYLKKHLNYRDSTYPFYFEYYMSQALFHADQEVWKEWNYKNMRYLGASQAPNGSWLSDHSAAYSTSAALLSLALNYRFLPIYEQ; this comes from the coding sequence ATGAAAAATCCCCGCCTCCTGCTTACCGCTTTCTTGACCTGCTGCATGACGGCCGCACCGCAAAACGCAGCGGCCCAATCCCCCATGAGAACGTCTTCTTCCGTGCCTCCCCAGGTGGAACTGATGTATGTGAAGGGACTACGCTATCTTCAGAATGCCCAGAAAACGGATGGAACCTATGATGGAACTTACGGGAGGGAGCCCGGCATCATCGGCTTTTGCCTTATGTCCGTGCTGGCTCACGGAGACGATCCGAACGCGGGGCCGTACGCCACCATGGTGCGCCGCTGCGTAGATTACATCCTGTCCAAGCAGAACAAGGTATCCGGCTACATTGGGGATTCCATGTACAACCACGGCTTCGCCACTCTCGCCCTGGCGGAAGCCTACGGCATGGTGCGGGACGACCGCATAGGCCCCGCCCTCCGCAAGGCCGTAGCTCTGACACTGACCGCCCAGAAAAAAAACAAAACGGGAGGCTGGCGCTATTCCCCGGAATCCACGGACGCAGACAGCACGGTGACCGGCTGCCAGCTTGTCTCCCTGTTCGCGGCGCGCAACGCGGGCATTCCCGTGCCGGACGAGGCTTTTGAACGCGGCCTCAAGTACATGGCTTCCTGCCGCGACAAGAAAGGCGCCTACGGCTACACCGGGCCGGCGGGTCCCCGCGTCACCCTCACGGCCATCGGTTCCCTGACGCTGTCCCTGGCGCGCCTTAAAACGGACCCGTCCTTCAAGGATTCCCTGGCCTACCTGAAAAAGCACCTGAATTACCGGGATTCCACTTATCCGTTTTATTTTGAATATTACATGTCACAGGCCCTGTTCCATGCGGACCAGGAAGTGTGGAAGGAATGGAATTACAAAAATATGCGCTATCTGGGAGCCTCCCAGGCGCCCAACGGGTCCTGGCTTTCCGATCATTCCGCGGCATATTCCACTTCCGCCGCCCTGCTTTCCCTTGCGCTTAATTACAGATTTCTACCCATCTATGAACAATAG
- the proC gene encoding pyrroline-5-carboxylate reductase has product MKTGIIGLGKMGGALLRGMLKSGAAVPEEVWVYDHHHENVQALQEEYPGVHEAASEADAADAVEVLILAVKPHGVLPLISSLSERGAELPLLISIAAAVSLDDMEACASDGTRIIRAMPNTPCMVLAGVIAYSTGNGVKDEDEEAARMLLSGCGSVYKVAESGMNAVSAISGCGPAYMFTALDALADAGVAMGLSRKTALGLAAETMRGASLMLERTGKHPMALRDEVTSPGGTTIAALNALDECGFRNAWIQAVKSAVRRAEEMEER; this is encoded by the coding sequence ATGAAAACAGGTATCATCGGACTTGGAAAAATGGGAGGCGCCCTGTTGCGGGGCATGCTGAAATCCGGAGCAGCGGTTCCGGAGGAAGTTTGGGTGTACGATCATCATCATGAAAACGTGCAGGCCCTGCAGGAGGAATACCCCGGAGTTCATGAAGCTGCCTCGGAGGCGGATGCGGCGGACGCCGTGGAAGTCCTGATTCTGGCCGTGAAGCCGCACGGCGTCCTTCCGCTCATTTCCTCTCTTTCCGAACGGGGGGCGGAGCTTCCCCTTCTGATTTCTATCGCAGCCGCCGTTTCCCTGGATGATATGGAAGCCTGTGCCAGCGACGGAACGCGCATTATACGCGCCATGCCCAATACCCCGTGCATGGTGCTGGCCGGCGTCATCGCCTACAGTACGGGAAACGGCGTAAAAGATGAAGATGAAGAGGCTGCCCGGATGCTGCTTTCCGGCTGCGGCTCCGTTTACAAGGTGGCGGAATCCGGGATGAATGCCGTTTCCGCCATTTCCGGTTGCGGTCCTGCCTACATGTTTACGGCTCTGGATGCGCTTGCGGACGCAGGGGTAGCCATGGGATTGTCCAGGAAAACCGCTTTGGGGCTGGCTGCGGAAACCATGCGGGGGGCTTCCCTGATGCTGGAACGGACCGGGAAGCATCCCATGGCGCTCCGGGATGAGGTCACTTCCCCCGGAGGGACCACGATTGCCGCCCTGAATGCGCTGGATGAATGCGGCTTCCGCAATGCCTGGATTCAGGCGGTGAAAAGTGCCGTACGGCGCGCGGAGGAAATGGAGGAGCGGTAA
- a CDS encoding DNA-3-methyladenine glycosylase I, with translation MKDIINARCGWAGTDELYIKYHDEEWGRPVSDDKTLFEFLVLESAQAGLSWLTILRKREGYRRAFHGFDVEKVARMTAEDVERLMRFDGIVKNRLKINSAVNNAKLFMAVQEEFGSFYRYVLSFFPNHQPVVNHFSALAQIPAVSPESEAMSRDMKRRGFRFFGPTICYAFFQATGFVNDHIEGCFCNAAQYAKSQPQVQPETLITGPEGTNAEMTHSRP, from the coding sequence ATGAAGGATATCATCAATGCGCGTTGCGGCTGGGCCGGAACCGATGAACTTTACATAAAATACCATGATGAAGAATGGGGCAGGCCTGTTTCCGATGACAAAACCCTATTTGAATTTCTGGTGCTGGAGAGCGCCCAGGCGGGATTATCCTGGCTTACTATCCTCCGGAAGCGCGAAGGATACCGGAGAGCCTTCCATGGCTTTGATGTGGAGAAAGTGGCGCGGATGACGGCAGAAGATGTGGAACGGTTGATGCGATTTGATGGAATTGTCAAAAACCGTTTGAAAATCAACAGCGCTGTCAATAATGCGAAACTGTTTATGGCCGTTCAGGAAGAATTCGGCAGTTTTTACCGGTACGTCTTGTCGTTTTTCCCCAATCATCAGCCCGTTGTTAACCATTTCAGCGCTCTGGCTCAGATTCCCGCTGTTTCTCCGGAGTCGGAAGCCATGAGCAGGGACATGAAAAGGCGGGGATTCAGGTTTTTCGGTCCGACGATCTGTTATGCGTTTTTCCAGGCAACCGGGTTTGTCAACGACCATATTGAGGGCTGTTTCTGCAACGCGGCCCAGTACGCAAAATCCCAACCGCAGGTCCAGCCAGAGACGTTGATAACAGGGCCGGAGGGAACAAACGCGGAAATGACGCATTCTCGTCCATAA
- a CDS encoding serine/threonine protein kinase has product MEQETLVYPLADNTVLQDKYTILSVLNAGGFGITYLALDNPGSRYVVIKECMPDAYACRDMETGVVHPRNEQTAVNFSQSVSNSRQEASVLSQLNHPGIVQVFDMFDANGTCYYVMENIQGQTLFDLMTTMHATGQTMEPAQATDLLFRLLDILHYLHSMGVYHCDIKPSNIFIQPDGTPKLIDFGAVRTKTLQHQGLVQITPGYTPPEFYPGRRSEIGPWCDMYELGATFYELLTGQVPHPADQRSVVDRNPKVTSYAALRKTYPMNFLSGIDKALSPDERNRFHSAKAWNDYINAMAAAGTLQAGGVSRKALPQARKKSSAGTAFLIILLIATAIGWVCWKQGLLNF; this is encoded by the coding sequence ATGGAACAAGAAACACTGGTTTACCCGCTTGCGGACAATACTGTTCTGCAAGACAAATATACGATATTGAGCGTGCTGAACGCCGGCGGCTTCGGCATCACGTACCTGGCTCTGGACAACCCCGGTTCCCGGTATGTCGTCATCAAGGAATGCATGCCGGACGCCTACGCCTGCCGGGATATGGAAACCGGCGTTGTCCATCCCCGGAACGAACAGACCGCCGTCAATTTTTCCCAGAGCGTTTCCAATTCCCGGCAGGAGGCTTCCGTCCTGTCCCAGCTCAACCATCCCGGCATTGTCCAGGTGTTTGACATGTTTGACGCCAACGGCACCTGCTATTACGTCATGGAGAATATCCAGGGACAGACCCTGTTCGACCTGATGACCACCATGCACGCCACCGGGCAAACCATGGAACCGGCCCAGGCCACGGATCTTCTGTTCCGCCTGCTGGACATCCTGCACTACCTTCACTCCATGGGTGTGTACCATTGCGACATCAAGCCGAGCAACATCTTCATCCAGCCGGACGGAACGCCCAAGCTCATCGACTTCGGCGCCGTGCGCACCAAGACCCTCCAGCATCAGGGGCTCGTCCAGATCACGCCCGGCTATACCCCGCCGGAATTCTACCCCGGACGCCGGAGCGAAATAGGTCCCTGGTGCGATATGTACGAACTGGGCGCCACGTTCTACGAATTGCTCACGGGCCAGGTTCCCCATCCTGCGGACCAGCGTTCCGTGGTGGACCGCAACCCGAAAGTGACTAGTTACGCGGCCCTGCGGAAAACTTATCCCATGAACTTCCTTTCCGGAATTGACAAAGCCCTGTCGCCGGACGAACGCAACCGCTTCCATTCCGCCAAGGCATGGAATGACTATATCAACGCCATGGCGGCGGCAGGCACCCTGCAGGCCGGCGGAGTATCGAGGAAGGCTCTTCCCCAGGCCAGGAAAAAATCTTCCGCAGGCACGGCTTTCCTCATCATCCTGCTCATCGCAACGGCAATCGGCTGGGTATGCTGGAAACAGGGTCTGCTTAACTTCTGA
- a CDS encoding tryptophanase: MNSEPSNVVKFYNGEQIPLELHKVRVVQKLHLVPVERRLEAAREAGFNTFQLSTNDVYLDMLTDSGVNAMSDNQIAAMFRADDAYAGSQSFDRLKQAVRDVFGKEYLLPAHQGRACENIIARTFVKPGDVVPMNYHFTTTHAHIDLNGGKIEELVADEAVNPVSTNPFKGNLDPGKLRDCIARHGAGKIPFVRMEASTNLIGGQPFSIANMREIRGICDEFGIMLVLDASLIGENAYFIKMREDEFRDASCADILKTMCGLADLVYFSARKVSSSRGGGICTNDRAIAKKMEHLVPLFEGFLTYGGISVREIEAMAVGLYETTDLTVISQSPSFIEYFIGQMVDMGIPCVTPAGGLGAHIDAGRFLPHIPQEDYPAGALAAAFFIASGVRGMERGTLSSVRDEKGKDILADVELLRLAFPRRVFTLSQVKYVADRMKWLYDNRDLIGGLEFVEEPPVLRFFMGKLRAKSDWPEKLAAKYRRDFGESL; encoded by the coding sequence ATGAATTCAGAACCATCCAACGTTGTCAAATTTTACAATGGGGAACAAATTCCCCTGGAACTGCATAAAGTCCGCGTGGTGCAGAAGCTGCATCTTGTCCCCGTGGAACGCCGCCTGGAAGCCGCACGGGAAGCCGGGTTCAACACCTTCCAGCTCAGCACGAACGATGTCTATCTGGACATGCTGACGGATTCCGGCGTCAACGCCATGAGCGACAACCAGATCGCCGCCATGTTCCGGGCGGATGACGCCTATGCCGGTTCCCAGAGCTTTGACCGCCTGAAGCAGGCTGTCCGGGATGTCTTCGGCAAGGAATACCTTCTGCCCGCCCACCAGGGGCGCGCCTGTGAAAACATCATTGCCCGCACCTTCGTGAAGCCCGGGGACGTGGTTCCAATGAACTACCATTTCACCACCACGCACGCCCATATTGACCTGAACGGCGGCAAGATTGAGGAACTGGTGGCTGATGAAGCCGTCAATCCGGTCAGCACCAATCCCTTCAAGGGCAATCTGGACCCCGGCAAGCTGCGGGACTGCATTGCCCGTCACGGGGCGGGCAAAATCCCCTTCGTGCGCATGGAAGCCTCAACCAACCTGATTGGCGGCCAGCCCTTCTCCATTGCCAACATGCGGGAAATCCGCGGCATTTGCGATGAATTCGGCATCATGCTGGTGCTGGACGCCTCCCTGATCGGGGAAAACGCCTACTTCATCAAGATGCGTGAAGACGAGTTCAGGGATGCGTCCTGCGCGGACATCCTGAAGACCATGTGCGGACTGGCGGATCTGGTGTATTTTTCCGCCCGCAAGGTTTCCTCCTCCCGCGGCGGCGGCATCTGCACGAACGACCGGGCCATTGCCAAGAAAATGGAGCATCTCGTTCCCCTCTTTGAAGGCTTTTTGACTTATGGCGGCATCTCCGTGCGGGAAATTGAGGCCATGGCCGTAGGCCTGTATGAAACCACGGATTTGACTGTGATTTCCCAGAGCCCCTCCTTCATTGAATATTTCATCGGCCAGATGGTGGACATGGGCATTCCCTGCGTAACCCCCGCTGGCGGTCTGGGCGCCCATATTGACGCAGGGCGTTTCCTGCCCCATATCCCGCAGGAGGACTATCCCGCCGGGGCTCTGGCGGCGGCTTTCTTCATCGCCTCCGGCGTGCGCGGCATGGAACGCGGCACGCTTTCCAGCGTCCGCGACGAAAAAGGCAAGGACATTCTGGCGGATGTGGAACTGCTCCGCCTGGCCTTCCCGCGCCGTGTTTTCACGTTATCCCAGGTGAAATATGTGGCGGACCGCATGAAGTGGCTCTATGACAACCGCGATTTGATTGGCGGCCTGGAATTTGTGGAGGAACCGCCCGTCCTGCGCTTCTTCATGGGCAAGCTCCGCGCCAAGAGCGACTGGCCTGAAAAACTGGCGGCCAAATACCGCCGGGACTTCGGGGAAAGCCTGTAA
- a CDS encoding M15 family metallopeptidase: MKKYWKLIQQHLSVDADGIPGPKTALALLDRLGIRQPEQSWPSQEEVRSGKSVFGRAGDESNMTSIKLPYIMRLAWETNTTVSTMRCHKLVAEPLVRIFQATLDHYGMEKIRELGLDLYGGCFNNRSIIGGKATSMHAWGIAVDIDPDRNGLNIPAPKAVLSGPEYAAFWQFVEAEGAVSLGRSRDYDWMHFQFSTL, from the coding sequence ATGAAAAAATACTGGAAATTGATTCAACAGCACCTGAGCGTGGATGCGGACGGCATCCCCGGCCCCAAGACGGCGCTGGCCCTGCTGGACAGGCTGGGCATCCGCCAACCGGAACAATCCTGGCCCAGCCAGGAGGAAGTGCGCTCCGGGAAATCCGTCTTCGGCCGTGCGGGTGATGAAAGCAACATGACCAGCATCAAGCTGCCTTATATCATGCGGCTGGCGTGGGAAACAAACACGACCGTTTCCACCATGCGCTGCCACAAGCTGGTGGCGGAACCGCTCGTCCGCATCTTCCAGGCTACTCTGGACCATTACGGCATGGAGAAAATCAGGGAACTGGGGCTGGACCTGTACGGCGGCTGCTTCAACAACCGCTCCATCATCGGCGGAAAGGCCACATCCATGCACGCCTGGGGAATCGCCGTGGACATAGACCCGGACAGAAACGGCCTGAACATCCCCGCGCCGAAAGCGGTATTGTCCGGACCGGAGTACGCCGCCTTCTGGCAATTCGTGGAAGCGGAGGGGGCCGTATCCCTGGGACGCTCCCGCGACTACGACTGGATGCACTTCCAGTTCTCTACTCTTTGA
- a CDS encoding DUF4105 domain-containing protein yields the protein MHLTFLRRACPAAARILMTAAWFCFSVWAAGVVFYNVWGGAVLVWLYVAAMACAFALRGKRPVLWRASWGVPALLLAYYLCIPATNDKEWQPSWSRLPSVEINGNEIVVKDVRSFIYRTERDFDARYVTRRFDLDKLATLDFAVSHWDGMEFVAHTMLSFGFEDGKHLALSVETRLPEGVEQGTVPGLYKQFNVIYILADEEDLFALRTNYRKEDMYLYRINIGRESLKKAFLGFAEKINSLHERPRYYHTVTANCTTELVDTFKSYLGVRRWQWTPVFNGMCDQNAYDRGELLHLPGESFRELKKRSFLGHGGNGEDWPALRRRWEEGWRTFASTPVKE from the coding sequence ATGCATTTGACTTTCCTGCGCCGCGCGTGCCCGGCCGCCGCCCGCATCCTGATGACGGCGGCGTGGTTCTGTTTCTCCGTATGGGCGGCGGGCGTGGTTTTTTACAACGTATGGGGGGGAGCCGTGCTGGTGTGGCTGTACGTGGCGGCCATGGCATGCGCCTTCGCCCTCCGCGGAAAACGGCCCGTATTATGGCGCGCTTCCTGGGGAGTGCCGGCCCTGCTGCTGGCGTACTACCTGTGCATACCGGCGACGAACGATAAGGAATGGCAGCCGTCCTGGAGTCGCCTGCCCTCCGTGGAAATCAACGGAAATGAAATCGTGGTGAAGGACGTGCGCAGTTTTATCTACCGGACGGAGCGGGACTTCGACGCGCGCTATGTGACGCGCCGCTTTGACCTGGACAAGCTGGCTACGCTGGATTTTGCCGTGAGCCACTGGGATGGGATGGAATTCGTGGCCCATACCATGTTGTCCTTCGGTTTTGAGGATGGGAAGCATCTGGCCTTGTCCGTGGAAACGCGCCTGCCGGAGGGGGTGGAGCAGGGAACTGTCCCTGGCCTTTACAAGCAATTCAACGTGATTTACATCCTGGCGGACGAAGAAGACCTGTTCGCCCTGCGCACCAATTACCGGAAAGAGGACATGTACCTGTACCGCATCAACATCGGCAGGGAAAGCCTGAAAAAGGCCTTTCTGGGGTTTGCGGAAAAAATCAACAGCCTCCATGAACGCCCGCGCTATTATCATACCGTCACCGCCAACTGCACGACGGAACTGGTAGATACATTCAAAAGTTATCTGGGCGTGCGCCGCTGGCAGTGGACTCCCGTTTTTAACGGCATGTGTGATCAGAATGCCTATGACCGCGGGGAACTTCTCCACCTTCCCGGAGAAAGTTTCCGGGAGCTGAAAAAGCGCTCTTTCCTGGGGCATGGAGGGAACGGTGAGGACTGGCCAGCCCTCCGCCGCCGCTGGGAGGAGGGCTGGAGGACGTTCGCGTCCACTCCGGTCAAAGAGTAG
- the pheT gene encoding phenylalanine--tRNA ligase subunit beta has protein sequence MKISLNWLSQYIDLSGLSVDEMSDMLTFAGIEVEDIRQQGVDSPYVVVARVASAEQHPQADRLKVCQVDVGDGTLHQIVCGAQNYKVGDKVPCALPGAVLPGNVEIKVGKLRGVESRGMLCSASELGLPDKEHGLWILPQELEPGTPISQVVKADTLVEVEVTPNRPDLLSHNGMAYELAAISGRGYRPVSIDDAGVALEPAGDFVRLDQPELNPYYTAVKISGVKVQESPEWLKERLVAVGLRPINNIVDITNFVLHELGTPLHAFDAAKVQGGIVTRTAYEGETIKALDGQEYTLNCTDLVVADQSGKALAIGGVMGGEESGVTDATTDIILESAWFKPSSVRATSRRLALSSDSSYRFERGTSAWNVLRGSVRAVELILQLAGGTASPTYVAGSPVPNPAHASMPSCGGADGPVSVFASLKQGKGATVTNELGFVQLPWKALDQISGGSISHEEGTRILTALGLKQVPDSPECWLIPPHRLDLTRPCDLLEEIVRVFGLDGIPSRFSGPFVAESPVDVAYNFQMELRRKLAALGFYETQTIKLIASESADGTIAQVKDALPLRPLQDGDLIRVSLPLSEDHSVLRPAHTPGLIAAAVRNSNQGVSGLRFFELGRVFRNTGGGKGRDIETDTLGILVSGDRTARSWADPRPEQASFEDLLAVMAALAPGHRFTLTPARPREQAALGADVQLDGKACGYFARLSLARCRELGLGQPVYVAELDLRKMQEILTAPVKAAELPQFPGSSRDAAMELPLSTPNADIVKAVESAREKLLVSYFCFDVFTDPSGEKLPADRKSIAYTFLYRDPAKTLTAAEVDAAHQRVLKALTDKVKGLSFR, from the coding sequence ATGAAGATTTCCCTTAACTGGCTTTCCCAGTACATTGACCTGTCCGGCCTGAGCGTGGATGAAATGTCTGACATGCTGACTTTTGCCGGCATTGAGGTGGAAGACATCCGCCAGCAGGGCGTGGATTCCCCATACGTGGTGGTGGCCCGCGTGGCTTCCGCGGAACAGCATCCCCAGGCGGACCGGCTGAAAGTCTGCCAGGTGGACGTGGGCGACGGCACGCTGCACCAGATTGTGTGCGGCGCTCAGAACTACAAGGTGGGGGACAAGGTCCCCTGCGCCCTGCCGGGAGCGGTGCTGCCCGGCAACGTTGAAATCAAGGTGGGCAAGCTGCGCGGCGTGGAGTCCCGCGGCATGCTCTGTTCCGCCTCCGAGCTGGGGCTTCCCGACAAGGAGCACGGTCTCTGGATTCTCCCTCAGGAACTGGAACCCGGTACGCCGATTTCCCAGGTTGTCAAGGCGGATACCCTGGTGGAAGTGGAAGTAACGCCCAACCGGCCGGATTTGCTTTCCCACAACGGCATGGCGTATGAACTGGCCGCTATCTCCGGCCGGGGGTACAGGCCTGTTTCCATTGACGACGCCGGAGTGGCGCTGGAACCTGCCGGAGACTTCGTGCGGCTGGACCAGCCGGAGCTGAACCCGTACTACACCGCCGTAAAAATCAGCGGCGTGAAAGTGCAGGAAAGCCCGGAATGGCTGAAGGAACGCCTGGTAGCCGTCGGCCTGCGCCCCATCAACAACATCGTGGATATTACCAACTTCGTCCTGCATGAACTGGGAACGCCCCTCCATGCCTTTGACGCGGCGAAAGTGCAGGGCGGCATCGTCACCCGCACCGCTTATGAAGGGGAAACCATCAAGGCCCTGGACGGGCAGGAATACACGCTTAACTGCACGGATCTGGTTGTTGCGGACCAGTCCGGCAAGGCGCTCGCCATCGGCGGCGTGATGGGTGGGGAGGAAAGCGGCGTGACGGACGCCACTACGGATATCATTCTGGAGTCCGCCTGGTTCAAGCCCTCCTCCGTCCGCGCCACGTCCCGCAGGCTGGCCCTGTCCTCCGACTCTTCCTACCGCTTTGAACGCGGCACTTCCGCCTGGAATGTCCTGCGCGGTTCCGTGCGCGCCGTGGAACTGATTCTTCAGCTGGCGGGCGGAACGGCCTCCCCAACGTATGTGGCCGGTTCTCCCGTTCCTAATCCGGCTCATGCTTCCATGCCTTCCTGCGGAGGGGCGGACGGCCCCGTTTCCGTGTTCGCTTCCCTGAAGCAGGGGAAGGGCGCCACGGTGACTAATGAACTGGGCTTTGTACAACTTCCCTGGAAAGCGCTGGATCAGATTTCCGGCGGTTCCATTTCTCATGAGGAAGGGACTCGCATCCTGACGGCGCTGGGCCTGAAGCAGGTTCCGGATTCACCGGAATGCTGGCTGATCCCCCCCCACCGCCTGGATCTCACGCGCCCGTGCGACCTTCTGGAGGAAATCGTGCGCGTTTTCGGCCTGGACGGCATACCGTCCCGCTTCTCCGGCCCCTTCGTGGCGGAATCCCCGGTAGATGTGGCCTATAACTTCCAGATGGAGCTGCGCCGCAAGCTGGCGGCCCTGGGATTTTATGAAACCCAGACCATCAAGCTCATCGCCTCCGAATCCGCGGACGGCACCATCGCCCAGGTGAAGGACGCTTTGCCTCTGCGCCCCCTTCAGGACGGTGACCTCATCCGCGTATCCCTGCCGCTCAGCGAGGATCACTCCGTGCTGCGCCCCGCCCATACGCCCGGCCTGATTGCCGCCGCCGTGCGCAACAGCAACCAGGGCGTTTCCGGCCTGCGCTTCTTTGAACTTGGACGCGTCTTCCGCAATACGGGCGGCGGCAAGGGCAGGGACATTGAAACGGATACCCTGGGTATCCTGGTTTCCGGGGACCGCACGGCGCGTTCCTGGGCGGATCCCAGGCCGGAGCAGGCCTCCTTTGAGGATCTGCTGGCCGTGATGGCGGCTCTGGCGCCGGGCCACCGTTTTACGCTCACGCCTGCCAGACCGCGCGAACAGGCCGCCCTGGGGGCGGACGTACAGCTGGACGGGAAAGCCTGCGGCTATTTCGCCCGCCTGTCCCTGGCGCGTTGCCGGGAGCTGGGCCTGGGTCAGCCCGTGTACGTGGCGGAACTGGATCTCCGCAAAATGCAGGAAATCCTGACCGCGCCCGTGAAGGCTGCGGAATTGCCCCAGTTTCCCGGTTCTTCCCGCGATGCGGCCATGGAACTGCCCCTCTCCACGCCCAATGCGGACATTGTCAAGGCCGTGGAATCCGCACGGGAAAAACTGCTTGTCAGTTATTTCTGCTTTGACGTGTTCACGGACCCCTCCGGCGAAAAGCTGCCGGCGGACCGCAAATCCATTGCCTATACCTTCCTGTACAGGGATCCGGCCAAGACCCTCACGGCCGCGGAAGTGGATGCAGCGCACCAGCGCGTGCTGAAAGCCCTGACGGACAAAGTGAAGGGCCTTTCCTTCAGGTAA
- the pheS gene encoding phenylalanine--tRNA ligase subunit alpha, whose protein sequence is MKEEIVRIQRDALARIAQASDRRGVEDARVAILGKKGELTLAQTGMKDVPREEKPAVGQLLNEARKAITEALDAKLEEVQAQADKAAVAGVDLTLPARSLPPGGLHPLTIVRDEAVRILRHMGFALADGPEIEDEFHCFDALNTPEDHPARNEKDTFYFDSGKLLRTHTSSVQIRSMEKQLPPVRVIAPGSAYRRDEIDATHLSAFNQLEGLYVDTDVSVGDLKGTLEYFLRALFGSGTEVRFRPHFFPFTEPSFEIDVKLKVDGQAPRWVEIAGCGMVDPNVFEAVDRELGLDPGAQARYTGLTGFAFGIGLDRLAMIRWGIRDIRALIENDVRFLAQFQ, encoded by the coding sequence ATGAAGGAAGAGATTGTACGCATCCAACGGGACGCCCTGGCACGCATCGCCCAGGCGTCTGACAGGCGCGGCGTGGAAGACGCGCGCGTGGCCATCCTCGGCAAAAAAGGGGAACTGACCCTGGCCCAGACGGGCATGAAGGACGTTCCCAGAGAGGAAAAGCCCGCTGTCGGCCAGTTGCTTAACGAGGCCCGCAAGGCCATTACGGAAGCTCTGGACGCCAAGCTGGAGGAAGTGCAGGCCCAGGCGGACAAGGCCGCCGTGGCCGGTGTGGACCTGACGCTTCCGGCCCGCTCCCTGCCGCCTGGCGGTCTGCACCCCCTCACCATCGTTAGGGATGAAGCCGTCCGCATTCTGCGCCACATGGGCTTTGCCCTGGCGGACGGCCCGGAGATTGAGGACGAGTTCCACTGCTTTGACGCGCTGAACACGCCGGAAGATCACCCGGCCCGCAATGAGAAGGATACATTTTACTTTGATTCCGGCAAGCTTCTGCGTACGCACACGTCTTCCGTGCAGATCCGCTCCATGGAAAAGCAGCTGCCGCCCGTGCGTGTCATCGCTCCCGGTTCCGCCTACCGCCGCGACGAAATTGACGCCACGCACCTTTCCGCCTTCAATCAGCTTGAAGGCCTGTATGTGGATACGGACGTTTCCGTGGGCGACCTGAAAGGAACGCTGGAATATTTTCTGCGCGCCCTTTTCGGTTCCGGAACGGAGGTGCGCTTCCGCCCCCATTTCTTCCCGTTCACGGAACCCAGCTTTGAAATTGACGTCAAGCTGAAGGTGGACGGCCAGGCCCCCCGCTGGGTGGAGATTGCCGGCTGCGGCATGGTGGATCCCAATGTTTTTGAAGCCGTGGACCGCGAACTGGGCCTGGACCCCGGAGCGCAGGCCCGCTACACGGGGCTGACCGGCTTTGCCTTCGGCATCGGCCTGGACCGCCTGGCGATGATCCGCTGGGGCATCAGGGACATTCGCGCCCTGATTGAGAATGATGTGCGCTTCCTTGCCCAATTCCAATAA